A portion of the Vicinamibacterales bacterium genome contains these proteins:
- a CDS encoding sensor histidine kinase — protein sequence MPDAHHAVRQTVHPSPQAGAIAGYRTFVAIVAVNYFALIALTPRTWGARPSFWPLAALSVLYLALGIWGFEFAQRVRRLPVSLAYLLIEFGIGMRLTGMAPGGLLPLILLPLAAQAVALLPRAWAALMCMLVIAGVSGNLSWVPTWPIWFRNLASATAAVVFVVVYVGVAAREREARQRVEKLSGEVAQLAAANERNRLAREIHDTLGHYLTVIHVQLEAARALVRSDPERGLLAINRAQTLAKDGLTAVRQSVKALREDARVEGIAEQLASLVDASRDETFRATFTCTGQPRPVSAAVALALHRTALEALTNVRRHAAAARVAFTLAYRDDGRVELLVEDDGRGAAGTDGGFGLVGIRERAEQLGGSVAYRTAPGAGFAIRMELPG from the coding sequence GTGCCCGACGCTCATCACGCCGTTCGTCAAACCGTTCATCCCTCGCCGCAGGCGGGAGCGATCGCGGGCTACCGCACGTTCGTCGCCATCGTCGCGGTGAACTACTTCGCGCTGATCGCGCTCACGCCGCGGACGTGGGGCGCGCGCCCGTCGTTCTGGCCGCTCGCGGCGCTCAGCGTCCTGTATCTCGCGCTCGGCATCTGGGGCTTCGAGTTCGCGCAGCGCGTCCGACGGCTGCCCGTGTCGCTCGCCTATCTCCTCATCGAGTTCGGCATCGGGATGCGGCTCACCGGCATGGCGCCCGGCGGTCTGCTGCCGCTGATCCTGCTGCCGCTCGCGGCCCAGGCGGTGGCGCTGCTGCCGCGCGCGTGGGCGGCGCTGATGTGCATGCTGGTGATCGCCGGCGTCAGCGGCAACCTGTCGTGGGTCCCGACCTGGCCGATCTGGTTTCGCAATCTCGCGTCCGCCACCGCCGCCGTGGTGTTCGTCGTCGTCTACGTCGGGGTGGCGGCGCGCGAGCGCGAAGCGCGGCAGCGCGTCGAGAAGCTGTCCGGGGAAGTCGCGCAGCTGGCCGCGGCGAACGAGCGCAACCGCCTGGCGCGCGAGATCCACGACACCCTCGGGCACTACCTCACGGTGATTCACGTGCAGCTCGAGGCGGCGCGCGCGCTGGTCCGGTCCGATCCGGAGCGCGGGCTGCTCGCCATCAATCGGGCGCAGACCCTCGCCAAGGACGGCCTCACCGCCGTGCGGCAGTCGGTGAAGGCGCTCCGCGAGGACGCGCGGGTCGAGGGCATCGCCGAGCAGCTCGCCTCGCTGGTCGACGCCTCGCGCGACGAGACGTTTCGCGCCACCTTCACCTGCACGGGACAGCCGCGTCCGGTCAGCGCCGCCGTGGCCCTCGCGTTGCACCGCACCGCGCTCGAGGCGCTGACCAATGTCCGCCGCCACGCCGCGGCGGCGCGCGTCGCGTTCACGCTCGCGTATCGCGACGACGGCCGCGTCGAGCTGCTGGTCGAAGACGACGGCCGCGGGGCGGCAGGCACGGACGGCGGATTCGGCCTCGTCGGCATCCGCGAGCGCGCCGAGCAGCTCGGCGGATCCGTGGCCTATCGCACCGCGCCGGGTGCCGGGTTCGCCATCCGGATGGAGCTGCCGGGATGA
- a CDS encoding carbohydrate binding family 9 domain-containing protein — translation MTSRAARRLALAIAVTAAAAPLAAQEAPLELPRLPAPISVDGRPDEEVWQRIPVLPLTMYTPVFRGQPTQRTEIRAAYDDEYFYVAGWFYDTDPAGIRVNSLYRDRWNGDDALAIYIDAFNDNQNAKWFGTTPSGMRFDLLVSDDGNTSNESWDTFWTSRTSITGEGWFAEVRIPFSSLGFQAGPDGRVVMGLTVTRLVSRLDERVTFPAIDPKFPFRRPSVARDVVLRGVHSRTPLYVTPYLLGGGSVAALPAVPAVSGPAAPFRRQRDASREAGLDVRYPATGKLTLDFTVNTDFAQVEADGQQVALDRFPLFFPERRRFFQEGSSLFDFNSANGLRLFHSRRIGLTPDFQPVRILGGARAVGRVGAWDVGALEMQTDRHGTTAAENFGVLRMRRSILNENSTAGFLATSYVSADGRSNVALGADTSLRVYRDEYVGVKWAATAGSGERGGLGLADRSLFDTTWERRSQRGLSYTWQVSRAGEGYRPELGFLPRRDFTTANLVGNYFIYTDKHRYFKRVYPGALAFSTFRNRDRVLESGTYAFWVQWDTKAGGGGWIEPKWFRENVLAPFVIGNKVHVPAGSYDFADLQLVYLMPSGARMRTSADFRTGSYFDGRRTQLILSPTWNASRHLEVGGDYQMSLLRFGSRGEAANIHLARLRIRTALDAQASGNAFVQYNSTTNRLDVNVRFRYNVAEGTDLWVVYNEGLDTDRAFETVARPAAPLSVSRAVIVKYSHTFAF, via the coding sequence ATGACATCACGTGCGGCGCGGCGGCTCGCACTCGCCATCGCGGTCACGGCCGCCGCCGCGCCGCTCGCCGCGCAGGAGGCGCCGCTCGAGCTGCCCCGCCTTCCCGCGCCGATCTCCGTCGACGGCCGTCCCGACGAAGAGGTCTGGCAGCGGATCCCGGTGCTGCCGCTCACCATGTACACGCCGGTGTTCCGCGGCCAGCCGACGCAGCGCACCGAGATCCGCGCCGCCTACGACGACGAGTACTTCTACGTCGCCGGCTGGTTCTACGACACCGATCCCGCCGGCATCCGCGTCAACTCGCTCTATCGCGATCGCTGGAACGGCGACGACGCGCTGGCGATCTACATCGACGCGTTCAACGACAACCAGAACGCGAAATGGTTCGGAACGACGCCCAGCGGAATGCGCTTCGATCTGCTGGTCTCCGACGACGGCAACACGAGCAACGAGAGCTGGGACACGTTCTGGACGTCGCGGACCTCGATCACGGGAGAAGGCTGGTTCGCCGAGGTGCGGATTCCGTTCTCGAGCCTCGGCTTCCAGGCCGGCCCGGACGGCCGCGTCGTGATGGGACTGACGGTGACGCGGCTGGTGTCGCGGCTCGACGAGCGGGTCACGTTTCCCGCCATCGATCCGAAGTTCCCCTTCCGGCGCCCGTCGGTGGCGCGCGATGTGGTGCTGCGCGGCGTGCACAGCCGGACGCCGCTGTACGTCACGCCGTACCTGCTTGGCGGCGGATCGGTTGCGGCGCTGCCGGCCGTCCCGGCGGTCAGCGGACCGGCGGCGCCGTTCCGCCGCCAGCGCGACGCGTCGCGCGAAGCGGGCCTCGACGTCCGCTATCCCGCCACCGGAAAGCTGACGCTCGACTTCACCGTGAACACCGACTTCGCACAGGTGGAAGCCGACGGGCAGCAGGTCGCGCTCGATCGCTTCCCGCTGTTCTTTCCCGAGCGGCGGCGGTTCTTCCAGGAGGGCAGCAGCCTGTTCGACTTCAACAGCGCGAACGGCCTTCGGCTGTTCCACTCCCGGCGCATCGGCCTGACGCCGGACTTCCAGCCGGTGCGCATTCTCGGCGGCGCCCGCGCCGTCGGACGCGTCGGCGCGTGGGACGTGGGAGCGCTGGAGATGCAGACCGACCGCCACGGCACCACGGCGGCGGAGAACTTCGGCGTCCTGCGCATGCGCCGTTCGATCCTCAACGAGAATTCGACGGCGGGATTCCTCGCCACCTCCTACGTCTCCGCGGACGGGCGATCGAACGTCGCGCTCGGCGCCGACACGTCGCTGCGGGTGTATCGCGACGAGTACGTGGGTGTGAAGTGGGCCGCCACCGCCGGCAGCGGCGAGCGCGGCGGCCTCGGCCTGGCCGACCGCAGTCTCTTCGACACCACCTGGGAGCGCCGCAGCCAACGTGGACTGTCGTACACCTGGCAGGTCTCCCGCGCCGGCGAAGGGTACCGGCCGGAACTGGGCTTCCTGCCCCGGCGCGACTTCACGACCGCCAACCTGGTCGGCAACTACTTCATCTACACCGACAAGCACCGCTACTTCAAACGCGTGTATCCCGGCGCGCTGGCCTTCTCGACGTTCCGGAACCGCGATCGCGTGCTGGAGTCCGGCACCTACGCGTTCTGGGTCCAGTGGGACACGAAGGCGGGCGGCGGCGGCTGGATCGAGCCGAAGTGGTTCCGCGAGAACGTGCTCGCGCCCTTCGTGATCGGCAACAAGGTGCACGTTCCCGCCGGGTCGTACGACTTCGCGGATCTCCAACTGGTCTACCTGATGCCGAGCGGCGCCCGCATGCGGACCAGCGCCGACTTCCGCACCGGGTCGTATTTCGACGGCCGGCGGACCCAGTTGATTCTCTCGCCGACCTGGAACGCATCGCGGCATCTCGAAGTGGGCGGCGACTACCAGATGAGCCTGCTGCGCTTCGGCAGCCGCGGCGAAGCCGCGAACATCCATCTGGCGCGCCTGCGCATCCGCACGGCGCTCGACGCGCAGGCGTCGGGCAACGCCTTCGTCCAGTACAACTCGACGACCAACCGCCTCGATGTCAACGTGCGCTTCCGCTACAACGTGGCGGAGGGGACGGACCTGTGGGTCGTCTACAACGAGGGGCTCGACACCGATCGCGCGTTCGAGACCGTCGCGCGTCCCGCCGCGCCGCTGTCGGTCTCCCGCGCCGTGATCGTCAAGTACTCGCACACGTTCGCCTTCTGA
- the sixA gene encoding phosphohistidine phosphatase SixA, giving the protein MAMLELYLIRHGVAEERGKEWPDDSKRPLTPDGIARLHKAARGLNAMEIGFDQIVTSPLVRTRQTAEVFSEDLNTRPPIVTSDALAPAGSPALVIQEITRHVRKARVALVGHEPNLGELAAQLIGARNPLEFKKGGVCRIDFDMLPPKGGGMLRWFLTPKMLRKLGE; this is encoded by the coding sequence ATGGCGATGCTCGAGTTGTACCTGATCCGGCATGGAGTGGCGGAGGAGCGCGGCAAGGAATGGCCGGATGATTCGAAGCGGCCGCTCACGCCCGACGGCATCGCGCGGCTGCACAAGGCGGCGCGCGGCCTGAACGCGATGGAGATCGGCTTCGATCAGATCGTGACCAGCCCGCTGGTCCGCACGCGCCAGACCGCGGAAGTGTTCTCGGAGGATCTCAACACCCGGCCGCCGATCGTCACGTCGGACGCGCTCGCGCCGGCCGGATCCCCGGCGCTGGTGATCCAGGAGATCACCCGGCACGTCCGCAAGGCGCGGGTGGCGCTCGTCGGCCACGAGCCGAATCTCGGCGAGCTGGCGGCGCAGCTGATCGGCGCGCGCAATCCCCTCGAGTTCAAGAAGGGGGGCGTCTGCCGCATCGACTTCGACATGCTGCCGCCGAAAGGGGGCGGCATGCTGCGCTGGTTCCTGACGCCCAAGATGCTGCGCAAGCTCGGCGAATGA
- a CDS encoding CHAD domain-containing protein, which produces MNRPSAPALVRLLLRRTRALKRQLAAAVAGKDTGVHQARVASRRLREALPVLTEGLHHTKAGKANRKVRRLTQALGTVRELDVTLHMIDELAERPAIPRSALAEVRALVIEEREQRRRLMLERLDTVDAAKLARRLEAVRQSLLKPSPTHAWRAALAARVARRGRRLERAIAAAGQIYEPEGLHQVRIASKKLRYALEIADESGAAPCAEALRTIKRVQDTLGRLHDLQVLQHHVAAVGAAPRKGRSTPDAGLAVLSRLIEDECRHLHGRYVASLPDLATAAAAARRDIPVRLTARKRSAKMTLAARRRRAADG; this is translated from the coding sequence ATGAACCGTCCGTCCGCCCCCGCCCTCGTCCGTCTGTTGCTGCGCCGCACGCGAGCGCTCAAACGGCAGCTCGCCGCCGCCGTTGCCGGGAAAGATACCGGCGTTCACCAGGCCCGCGTCGCCTCGCGCCGCCTGCGCGAGGCGCTGCCCGTGTTGACCGAGGGGCTGCACCACACGAAGGCGGGGAAGGCGAACCGCAAGGTGCGGCGGCTCACCCAGGCGCTGGGCACCGTCCGCGAGCTCGACGTCACGCTGCACATGATTGATGAGCTCGCCGAGCGCCCGGCGATCCCGCGCAGCGCGCTCGCGGAGGTGCGGGCCCTGGTCATCGAGGAGCGCGAGCAGCGGCGGCGCCTGATGCTGGAACGGCTCGACACGGTCGACGCGGCGAAGCTCGCGCGGCGGCTCGAAGCGGTGCGGCAATCGCTGTTGAAGCCGTCGCCGACGCACGCCTGGCGGGCGGCGCTGGCGGCACGGGTGGCGCGGCGCGGCCGGCGGCTCGAACGGGCGATCGCCGCCGCGGGGCAAATCTACGAGCCCGAGGGTCTGCACCAGGTGCGCATCGCCTCGAAGAAGCTGCGCTACGCGCTCGAGATCGCCGACGAGAGCGGCGCCGCTCCGTGCGCCGAGGCGCTTCGCACGATCAAACGGGTGCAGGATACGCTGGGGCGGCTGCACGACCTGCAGGTCCTGCAGCATCATGTGGCTGCGGTCGGTGCGGCCCCGCGAAAAGGACGCAGCACGCCCGACGCCGGCCTGGCGGTGCTGTCGCGCCTGATCGAGGACGAGTGCCGGCACCTGCACGGCCGCTACGTGGCATCGCTGCCGGATCTCGCGACGGCGGCCGCGGCGGCGCGGCGCGACATCCCGGTGCGCCTCACGGCGCGGAAGCGATCGGCGAAGATGACGCTGGCGGCCCGGCGCCGCCGCGCGGCAGACGGCTAG
- a CDS encoding Ppx/GppA phosphatase family protein yields the protein MRIAAIDIGTNSIHMIVVQVRADLSFEVVDREKEMVRLGAGGLDGRSLTPTAATAALQTLTKFRRLADSHKVDEIVAAATSAIREADNGGDFIAEVAQKTGIQVRVISGSEEARLIHMAAVYGVQLGGSPAVVIDIGGGSIEVTLGTGSHLSHARSFKLGVIRLTERFVRTDPLADRDERRMVKHINRELGDYLDTIAEKRFDRVIGTSGTILSLGALALSESGVVRDDALRNRRVPAKAIRRLRKRLSGADLEARLHMDGLDPRRADIAVAGSILLDCVLRRLGADDITLCDLALREGLVLDYINRNTATIRKIERYPDVRRRSVIELGERCGYVPAHARHVSQLALSIFDQTRAVHKLGDREREWLEYGALLHDAGVHISYERHHRHSYYLIKNGELRGFDPQEIEIIALLARYHRQATPKKGHEGYGTLKGSLRRTVRTLAAMLRLAEGLDRSHAQVITALDVVPKGDAYVIRLRAAGDAELELWAASRHGQPLQKMLRRPLQFEVSGRRVKKERASHAEQPHHAARVSGKAVRRGGHRRLRKNDAARAAGKVA from the coding sequence ATGCGTATTGCCGCGATCGACATCGGCACCAACTCGATCCATATGATCGTGGTGCAAGTCCGGGCCGACCTCTCCTTCGAAGTTGTTGATAGAGAAAAGGAAATGGTTCGCCTGGGGGCCGGCGGCCTGGACGGCCGCAGCCTGACCCCCACCGCCGCCACCGCCGCGCTCCAGACCCTGACCAAGTTTCGCCGGCTGGCCGATTCGCACAAGGTGGACGAAATCGTGGCAGCCGCCACCTCCGCCATCCGCGAGGCCGACAACGGTGGGGATTTCATTGCCGAGGTTGCGCAAAAAACCGGCATCCAGGTCCGGGTCATTTCCGGCAGCGAAGAGGCCCGCCTCATCCACATGGCGGCGGTCTATGGCGTCCAGCTCGGCGGCAGCCCCGCGGTGGTCATCGACATCGGCGGCGGCAGCATCGAGGTCACGCTCGGCACCGGATCGCACCTCTCGCATGCGCGCAGCTTCAAGCTCGGGGTCATCCGGCTGACGGAGCGGTTCGTCCGCACCGACCCGCTGGCGGATCGGGACGAGCGGCGCATGGTCAAGCACATCAACCGCGAGCTCGGCGACTACCTCGACACCATTGCCGAGAAGCGCTTCGACCGCGTGATCGGCACCTCGGGAACGATTCTCAGCCTCGGGGCGCTGGCGCTCAGCGAAAGCGGCGTCGTCCGCGACGATGCGCTGCGGAACCGGCGGGTGCCGGCCAAGGCGATCCGCAGGCTCAGAAAACGGCTGAGCGGCGCGGATCTTGAAGCCCGGCTGCATATGGACGGGCTCGACCCACGCCGCGCCGACATCGCCGTGGCCGGATCGATTCTGCTGGACTGCGTGCTCCGCCGGCTCGGCGCGGACGACATCACGCTGTGCGACCTCGCGCTCCGCGAAGGGCTCGTGCTCGATTACATCAACCGCAACACCGCGACGATCCGCAAGATCGAACGCTACCCGGACGTCCGGCGGCGGAGCGTGATCGAGCTCGGCGAGCGCTGCGGCTACGTCCCCGCGCACGCGCGGCACGTGTCGCAGCTGGCGCTGTCGATCTTCGACCAGACCCGCGCCGTCCACAAGCTGGGCGACCGCGAGCGCGAGTGGCTCGAGTACGGCGCGCTGCTCCACGACGCCGGGGTCCACATCAGTTACGAACGTCACCACCGCCACTCGTATTACCTGATCAAGAACGGCGAGCTGCGGGGCTTCGATCCGCAGGAGATCGAGATCATCGCGCTGCTGGCCCGCTACCACCGGCAGGCGACGCCCAAGAAGGGGCACGAAGGGTACGGGACACTGAAGGGGAGCCTGCGCCGCACCGTGCGGACGCTGGCGGCGATGCTCCGTCTGGCCGAGGGGCTCGACCGGAGCCATGCGCAGGTGATCACCGCTCTCGACGTCGTGCCGAAGGGGGACGCCTACGTCATCCGCCTGCGCGCCGCGGGGGACGCCGAACTGGAGTTGTGGGCGGCCAGCCGGCACGGCCAGCCGCTGCAGAAGATGCTTCGCCGGCCGCTGCAGTTCGAGGTCTCGGGACGCCGCGTCAAGAAGGAACGCGCATCACATGCTGAACAACCTCACCACGCCGCACGAGTATCCGGGAAAGCTGTTCGTCGTGGAGGGCATCGACGGCTCCGGAAAAACGACGCAGCTCGCGCTGCTGGCAAAGTGGCTTAA
- the tmk gene encoding dTMP kinase, translating to MLNNLTTPHEYPGKLFVVEGIDGSGKTTQLALLAKWLKNAGHPVFQTEWNSSALVKAATKTGKKKNALTPMTFSLLHATDFADRLLYNIIPPLKAGMIVLADRYTYTAFARDTARGVDRRWVRELYSFAVKPDLAVYFRVPIDVSLDRLMARRVKLKFYEAGMDMGWSSQPLESFRIFQGKVLDEYDRLVDEFGLSVVNASGSITDQQRVFRRLVSQHLEIEHHDELIDESA from the coding sequence ATGCTGAACAACCTCACCACGCCGCACGAGTATCCGGGAAAGCTGTTCGTCGTGGAGGGCATCGACGGCTCCGGAAAAACGACGCAGCTCGCGCTGCTGGCAAAGTGGCTTAAGAACGCGGGGCATCCCGTCTTCCAGACCGAGTGGAACTCGTCCGCGCTGGTGAAGGCGGCGACCAAGACCGGCAAGAAGAAGAACGCGCTCACGCCGATGACGTTCAGCCTGCTGCACGCCACCGACTTCGCCGACCGCCTGCTCTACAACATCATTCCGCCGCTCAAGGCGGGGATGATCGTGCTGGCCGATCGCTACACCTACACCGCCTTCGCGCGCGACACCGCCCGCGGCGTCGATCGCCGGTGGGTGCGGGAGCTGTACAGCTTTGCCGTGAAGCCCGACCTGGCGGTCTATTTCCGCGTCCCGATCGACGTCTCGCTCGATCGCCTGATGGCGCGCCGGGTGAAGCTGAAGTTCTACGAGGCGGGCATGGACATGGGCTGGAGCTCGCAGCCGCTCGAGAGCTTCCGCATCTTCCAGGGGAAGGTGCTCGACGAGTACGATCGGCTCGTCGACGAATTCGGCCTCAGCGTGGTCAACGCGTCCGGCAGTATCACCGATCAGCAGCGCGTGTTCCGGCGGCTGGTCTCGCAGCACCTGGAGATCGAACACCATGACGAGCTCATCGATGAATCTGCCTGA
- a CDS encoding thymidylate kinase translates to MNLPEDTGANGGGKPGQYYSYGIPYLNISNYPGKLIAVEGTDGVGRSTQITLLREWLEVQGYGVIETGWTRSELMSPTIDLAKSSNTLNKLTFVLLYATDFADRMEKEIIPALKAGFIVLSDRYIFTALARAGVRGVDRAWIRNLYGFGIAPHLVFYLRIDEKTLIRRVLQSRGMDYWESGMDMKLGDDIYESFRAYQRALLKEYASMADEFNFRILDARRKVEVIQDELRRQIAAFLAESEAPAPLPARVE, encoded by the coding sequence ATGAATCTGCCTGAAGACACCGGCGCGAACGGCGGCGGCAAGCCCGGGCAGTACTACAGCTACGGCATCCCGTATCTGAACATCTCCAACTACCCGGGCAAGCTGATTGCGGTCGAGGGCACGGACGGCGTCGGCCGTTCGACGCAGATCACGCTGCTGCGCGAGTGGCTCGAGGTGCAGGGCTACGGGGTGATCGAGACCGGGTGGACCCGCTCGGAGCTGATGTCGCCGACGATCGATCTCGCGAAGTCGAGCAACACCCTCAACAAGCTCACCTTCGTGCTGCTCTACGCCACCGACTTCGCCGACCGGATGGAGAAGGAGATCATCCCCGCGCTCAAGGCCGGCTTCATCGTCCTCTCCGATCGCTACATCTTCACCGCACTGGCGCGCGCCGGCGTCCGCGGCGTCGACCGCGCCTGGATTCGCAACTTGTACGGCTTCGGCATCGCGCCGCACCTGGTGTTCTACCTGCGCATCGACGAGAAGACCCTGATCCGCCGCGTGCTGCAGTCGCGCGGGATGGATTACTGGGAATCGGGCATGGACATGAAGCTCGGCGACGACATCTACGAGAGCTTCCGCGCCTATCAGCGCGCGCTGCTGAAGGAATATGCGTCGATGGCCGACGAGTTCAACTTCCGCATTCTGGACGCCCGGCGCAAGGTCGAAGTGATCCAGGACGAGCTGCGCCGCCAGATCGCCGCGTTCCTGGCCGAATCGGAGGCCCCCGCCCCGCTGCCGGCCCGAGTCGAATAA
- the pstB gene encoding phosphate ABC transporter ATP-binding protein PstB has translation MASLASVLQSRPAPPAARPAADRACKIAVRGLNFYYGPKRALEDISIEIPEHVVTAFIGPSGCGKSTFLRTLNRMNDIIPGTRVEGEIRIDGRDIYKGQTDLVSLRRRVGMVFQKSNPFPKSIFDNIAYGIRINGLADSRAALRDRVEESLRQAAIWDEVKDRLHESAMALSGGQQQRLCIARALAVRPDVLLMDEPASALDPIATQRIEELIYQLKAQYTIVIVTHNMQQAARVSDLTAFFWLGRLIETGPTDRIFTNPAEKLTEDYVTGRFG, from the coding sequence ATGGCTTCCCTGGCCTCGGTGCTGCAGTCGAGACCCGCCCCGCCCGCGGCGCGGCCGGCGGCCGATCGCGCGTGCAAGATCGCGGTCCGCGGTCTGAATTTCTATTACGGACCCAAGCGCGCGCTCGAAGACATCTCGATCGAGATCCCGGAGCACGTCGTCACCGCGTTCATCGGTCCGTCCGGGTGCGGCAAGAGCACGTTCCTCCGGACGCTGAACCGGATGAACGACATCATCCCGGGCACGCGGGTCGAGGGAGAGATCCGGATCGACGGGCGCGACATCTACAAGGGGCAGACCGATCTCGTGTCGCTGCGGCGCCGTGTCGGCATGGTGTTCCAGAAGTCGAATCCCTTCCCGAAATCGATCTTCGACAACATCGCCTACGGCATCCGGATCAACGGGCTGGCGGACAGCCGCGCCGCGCTGCGCGACCGCGTCGAAGAGAGCCTGCGCCAGGCGGCAATCTGGGATGAGGTGAAGGATCGGCTGCACGAGTCGGCGATGGCGCTGTCGGGCGGACAGCAGCAGCGCCTGTGCATCGCCCGGGCGCTGGCGGTCAGACCGGACGTGCTGCTGATGGACGAGCCGGCGTCGGCGCTGGACCCGATCGCCACGCAGCGCATCGAGGAGCTGATCTACCAGCTGAAGGCGCAGTACACGATCGTCATCGTGACGCACAACATGCAGCAGGCGGCGCGGGTCTCCGACCTCACCGCCTTCTTCTGGCTGGGACGCCTGATCGAGACCGGTCCGACCGATCGCATCTTCACCAACCCGGCGGAGAAGCTCACCGAGGACTACGTCACCGGGCGGTTCGGATGA
- the phoU gene encoding phosphate signaling complex protein PhoU: protein MNQVPHFQEELDQLKARLLEMGGLAEERVRAAVRALVERDPGLVDAVLTGDAPINRLHIEIDSRSVKLLALHQPMAVDLRVILSAVKINTDLERVGDLAVNIAEAAVRYLAHPPVKQLIDIPRMADIAHGMLRDALDAFVRRDTALAQQVLDADDALDALKTQVFRELLTFMLQDPGTIEPSLDLILVSRHLERIGDHATNIAEDVIFMVSARDVRHHAQ, encoded by the coding sequence ATGAACCAGGTCCCCCACTTCCAGGAGGAGCTGGATCAGCTCAAGGCGCGGCTGCTCGAGATGGGCGGCCTCGCCGAAGAGCGCGTCCGCGCCGCCGTCCGCGCGCTGGTCGAACGCGATCCGGGGCTGGTCGACGCGGTCCTCACCGGCGACGCACCGATCAACAGGCTGCACATCGAGATCGACAGCCGCTCGGTCAAGCTGCTCGCGCTGCACCAGCCGATGGCGGTGGATCTGCGCGTCATCCTTTCTGCCGTCAAGATCAACACCGACCTCGAGCGCGTCGGCGACCTGGCGGTGAACATCGCCGAAGCGGCGGTGCGCTACCTCGCGCATCCGCCCGTCAAGCAGCTGATCGACATCCCCCGCATGGCCGACATCGCGCACGGCATGCTGCGGGACGCGCTCGACGCCTTCGTCCGCCGCGACACCGCCCTCGCCCAGCAGGTCCTCGACGCCGACGACGCGCTGGATGCGCTGAAGACGCAGGTCTTCCGCGAGCTGCTGACCTTCATGCTGCAGGACCCGGGAACCATCGAGCCCTCACTCGACCTGATCCTGGTGTCCCGCCACCTCGAGCGCATCGGCGACCATGCCACCAACATCGCCGAGGACGTCATTTTCATGGTCTCCGCCCGGGACGTCCGACACCACGCCCAGTGA